CGTCGCGGACGTAGTGCAGCCCGTTCTCGATCGCCCAATGGCCCCGCGTCCAGGCCAGGAGCGTCGCGGCGTCGGCCCGGGATCGTGGGACGCTGGTGACGATGCATTGCACCTCGACCGTCGTCCGGCCCGCGGCCGTGATCGTCCGCTCCAGGCGGCCGACCTGGGCGGCGTGGGGCCAGTCGAGGTAGCCTCCCAGCATCGTCGTGACGGTCAGCCGTCGGCGTTCGACCCGGTCGCCGTGCTTGTCGACCGTGGTCGCCTCATCGCGCTCGGCGGCGGCCCGCCGCCGGGCGTAGGGGGGAAACCGGCGGCTCGCAGGCCGCCGCGACGTCCGCCAGGAGGGTCGGCTGGTTGGCGTCGACCTTCCAGAGGAAGTGGCCCCCGGCCTCGACGACCCGGCGGCTGAGGTCGCGTTGGCAGAAGGCGGCGTCGCCGGTGACGACGCGGCCCTCCAGGGCCAGCCCCTTCAGCAGTCGCAGGGCCGTCTTGTGCTCGTTGGTCTCGGCCGGGACGCGGGCCTGGGCGAGGACGCAGCCGGTGGCCTGGTCGAGGGCCGCCAGCAGGTGGACCGCCGGGGCGGCGCCCCGACGGCTCCCTCGCGAGGCCTTGCCGTCGATCGCCACGGCCCGCAGGCCGTCGGGGTCGACGTCGGGCAGGACGTGGTCGACCCAGCGGGCGACGGCCGCCTCGAAGGCGTCGGCGTCGAGCCGGAGGAAGACCTCGCGGACGGCGCCGTAGGAGGGGGGCCGACGCAGATAGCCCAGGCGGTGCATCAGCCCGATGGGCTGGTCGCGGCCCCACTGCGCGATCGCCGCGTAGCCGCGGCAGCCGCAGAGGATCGCGCAGCACGCGTGGGCGAGGATCGCGGCCAGGGGATGCCGCCGCCCCGACCGCTCGCGCGGGTCGGGGACCTCGGCCAGGAAGTCGTGCAGGCGCAGCGGGCGTCGGTCGTCCATCGGCGTCGACTCCAAAAAGTCGACAGCCTACCACAAATTAACGAACCGACTCACCCTGCGCCTGACCTTTCAGCAAGGCTCTGGCGGACGTCCCCGGGTTCGATCAAGATGAATGGTCATGAGCCACGCACACAATGCACCGCTGGGCCGGCATCTGCTCGATCGCCGGGGGTTCCTGTCGCACATGGCGACCGGCGTGGGGGGGATCGCGCTGAGCGCGATGCTGGCCGAGAAGGGGCTGCTCGCGGCCGACGCGAAGGCCGGGCCGCTCGCGGCGAGGCCGCCGCACTTCCCGGCGCGGGCGAAGCGGGTGATCCACATCTATTGCACCGGGGCCGTCAGCCAGCTCGACACCTGGGACTACAAGCCCGAGCTGATCAAGCGCCACGGCGAGCCCATGCCGGGCGCCGAGAAGTTGGTGACGTTCCAGGGCGAGAACGGGGCCCTGGCCAGAAGCCCCTGGGCGTTCAAGCCCCGCGGCGAGTGCGGCAAGCACGTCTCCGACCTGCTGCCGCACCTGGCCGAGCGGGTCGACGACATGTGCTTCATCCACTCGCTGACGTCGAAGACCAACACGCACGGCCCCGGCGAGATGTTCATGTCGACCGGGTTCACGCTCGAAGGCTTCCCGAGCATGGGCGCCTGGGTCAGCTACGCGCTCGGGACCGACGACCAGGACCTGCCGGCGTACGTCGCGATCCCCGACCCCCGGGGCGACCCGCAGCAGGGGCCCGCGAACTGGACCAACGGCTTCCTCCCGGCGGTGTACCAGGGGACCTCGTTCAACGCCGACAAGCCGATCCGCCACCTGGCGCGGCCCGAGAAGGTCTCGCCCGACGACGACCGCGCCACCCGCGACCTGATCCGCATCCTCAACGACGAGCACCTGGCGCGGAACCCGGGCGACGACGAGCTGTCGGCCCGGATCGCCGCCTATGAGCTGGCCGCGCGGATGCAGCTCAGCGCGCCCGAGGTCGGCGACCTCTCGCGCGAGAGCCCCGCCGTG
The DNA window shown above is from Paludisphaera mucosa and carries:
- a CDS encoding ISAs1 family transposase; protein product: MDDRRPLRLHDFLAEVPDPRERSGRRHPLAAILAHACCAILCGCRGYAAIAQWGRDQPIGLMHRLGYLRRPPSYGAVREVFLRLDADAFEAAVARWVDHVLPDVDPDGLRAVAIDGKASRGSRRGAAPAVHLLAALDQATGCVLAQARVPAETNEHKTALRLLKGLALEGRVVTGDAAFCQRDLSRRVVEAGGHFLWKVDANQPTLLADVAAACEPPVSPLRPAAGRRRAR
- a CDS encoding DUF1501 domain-containing protein, whose amino-acid sequence is MSHAHNAPLGRHLLDRRGFLSHMATGVGGIALSAMLAEKGLLAADAKAGPLAARPPHFPARAKRVIHIYCTGAVSQLDTWDYKPELIKRHGEPMPGAEKLVTFQGENGALARSPWAFKPRGECGKHVSDLLPHLAERVDDMCFIHSLTSKTNTHGPGEMFMSTGFTLEGFPSMGAWVSYALGTDDQDLPAYVAIPDPRGDPQQGPANWTNGFLPAVYQGTSFNADKPIRHLARPEKVSPDDDRATRDLIRILNDEHLARNPGDDELSARIAAYELAARMQLSAPEVGDLSRESPAVRSLYGLDDPNPILAGFGRNCLLARRLVERGVRFVTLFNGAFAMGEGALNWDGHRRIKSDYDRHGPILDKPAAALLTDLKDRGLLDDTLVVWSTEFGRMPTFQKGTEGRDHNPKGFTAWLAGAGVKRGFSYGATDPFGYQAIENVVDVHDFHATILHLLGLDHERLTYYNNGAQRRLTDVHGHVIRDVLT